In the Paenibacillus pabuli genome, one interval contains:
- a CDS encoding MBL fold metallo-hydrolase has product MLTTTKVELHLGAAGFCTHPEFLTIRGGRLRPVPFPAGFACIIHPVHGPMLLDTGYSSRFFKETAHLPNALYRHITPVVYREEDSAVQFLARLGLNASDIRYIILSHFHGDHIAGVRDFPEAQLIYLPKAYDAVRSLGPLAAVKAGFLSGLLPGDFADRSLPLMRQPERWTRASEGFPFSEVYDIFGDGSLLGVEVSGHAEGMIGILLSTGEQDYFLCADTVWSSRAFREQRRPHALAGIIMSDRSEYRKNFDKLVRLHQQFPEIRIVPSHCLEALSARGMGGDYL; this is encoded by the coding sequence ATGCTGACAACAACGAAGGTAGAACTTCATCTGGGGGCGGCAGGCTTCTGCACACATCCGGAATTTCTGACGATACGGGGCGGAAGGTTACGGCCAGTGCCCTTTCCTGCGGGCTTTGCCTGTATTATTCATCCCGTGCATGGTCCGATGCTGCTGGACACGGGGTACAGCTCCCGTTTTTTCAAGGAGACGGCACATCTGCCCAATGCGCTGTATCGTCATATAACGCCTGTGGTGTACCGTGAAGAAGACAGTGCGGTACAATTTCTTGCCCGATTAGGGTTAAACGCATCTGATATTCGATATATCATTCTCTCCCATTTTCATGGCGACCATATCGCTGGAGTGCGTGACTTCCCGGAGGCGCAGCTCATCTATCTGCCAAAGGCGTATGACGCCGTGCGATCACTCGGGCCATTGGCTGCCGTAAAGGCCGGCTTTCTATCCGGACTTCTGCCGGGAGATTTTGCGGACCGATCCTTGCCGCTGATGAGACAGCCAGAGCGATGGACGAGGGCGTCAGAAGGATTCCCTTTTTCCGAGGTATACGATATCTTCGGCGATGGCAGCCTGCTTGGCGTGGAGGTATCCGGTCATGCGGAAGGCATGATCGGAATCTTGCTTAGCACGGGAGAACAGGACTATTTTCTGTGCGCCGATACCGTGTGGTCCAGCCGGGCTTTCCGTGAACAGCGCAGACCCCATGCGCTCGCAGGCATAATTATGTCAGATCGATCCGAATACAGAAAAAATTTTGACAAGCTCGTGCGGCTGCACCAGCAGTTTCCCGAGATTCGGATTGTACCCAGCCATTGCCTGGAAGCGCTGAGCGCTCGGGGGATGGGAGGAGATTACCTATGA
- a CDS encoding NAD-dependent epimerase/dehydratase family protein — MSRALVTGATGCLGRHLALRLAEQGWRVTGMGRKKEYGVQLEAEGIQFYQGDLRDKAAAAEACANQDAVFHCAALSSPWGKYQDFYSSNVEGTQHLVEGSMRAGVQRFIHVSTPSVYFNYVPRYDIHEHDPMPTKPANHYAATKRIAEQVVLQAHANGLPSIMIRPRAIFGPYDQTLFPRIVAANSKSGVPMIGDGKAVIDLTCVDNVVDALLLCWNAPSEALGRAYNISNGDPRPFHELVSRLFGLLGMPLHRRNIPYRAAYGAAALLEGVHRLLPMLGEPQLTRYSVGSLAIPQTLDIHDARERIGYIPRVTIEEGLQQFADWWRAESC, encoded by the coding sequence ATGAGTAGAGCATTGGTTACAGGAGCAACGGGTTGTCTGGGCAGACATCTGGCGTTAAGGCTCGCAGAGCAGGGTTGGAGAGTGACGGGGATGGGCCGAAAAAAAGAATACGGTGTACAGCTTGAAGCCGAAGGCATCCAATTTTACCAAGGTGATCTGCGTGACAAGGCAGCTGCAGCCGAGGCATGTGCCAACCAGGATGCCGTCTTTCACTGTGCGGCACTATCATCGCCATGGGGCAAATACCAGGACTTCTACAGCAGCAATGTGGAAGGAACGCAGCATCTGGTAGAGGGTAGCATGCGTGCAGGGGTACAGCGATTCATCCACGTATCTACGCCGAGCGTGTATTTTAATTATGTACCCCGATACGACATTCATGAGCATGACCCCATGCCAACCAAACCAGCCAACCATTATGCAGCGACCAAAAGAATCGCAGAGCAAGTGGTGCTGCAGGCCCATGCGAACGGACTTCCATCCATTATGATTCGCCCGAGAGCCATCTTCGGCCCGTATGATCAGACGCTTTTTCCCCGAATCGTTGCAGCCAACAGTAAATCAGGTGTGCCCATGATTGGGGACGGCAAGGCAGTCATTGATCTCACTTGTGTGGATAATGTCGTGGATGCGCTGTTATTATGCTGGAATGCGCCGTCTGAAGCGCTGGGAAGGGCGTACAATATTTCCAATGGCGACCCGAGGCCGTTCCACGAACTGGTGAGTCGCCTGTTTGGATTGCTGGGTATGCCGCTGCATCGTCGAAATATTCCCTATCGGGCAGCTTATGGAGCAGCAGCGCTGCTGGAGGGTGTGCATCGTCTCCTGCCAATGCTAGGCGAACCGCAGCTGACCAGGTACTCGGTGGGTTCGTTAGCTATTCCGCAAACGCTGGATATTCATGACGCCCGAGAGCGAATAGGGTACATACCGAGAGTAACCATTGAAGAAGGTCTGCAGCAGTTTGCAGATTGGTGGAGGGCAGAATCATGCTGA
- a CDS encoding ATP-grasp domain-containing protein, translating into MITRFRESDDAAATRNVLLTGGRAPVTLDLARMLRRAGYRVYVAESASRHLCRLSSAVERCFAVPSPRHETAAYLSELERIIQAWQIDLLIPMCEEVFYIAQGAEKLRPHCHVLVSPLEQLHKLHHKFHFIQLAQSMGLAVPDTRLISSREEWIRTQSVLETGGKWVWKPVYSRFAARVRMPGSKNVPPGEAEISVALPWVAQAYVSGRALCTYSVVHEGRIVAHSTYDSRYRTGSVGASVFFEQVEHEGTYEWVRQFVGTTRFSGQIGFDFIEGPEGRVFAIECNPRATSGIHLFYPGDELVHAIIAPEALAKEGILITPRQHSRAMLLLPMLGSGLQQIGRPDNWRAWMTAWRGTRDVVHLRNDTRPMLEQAAIVMSAWRLARKYKLSLTEALTHDIEWNGEQP; encoded by the coding sequence TTGATTACTAGATTCAGAGAATCGGATGATGCTGCCGCAACCCGAAATGTATTACTGACTGGGGGACGTGCTCCCGTTACGCTTGATCTGGCACGCATGCTCCGGCGCGCTGGTTATCGTGTGTATGTTGCGGAGAGTGCCTCACGTCATCTGTGCAGATTGTCCAGTGCAGTGGAGCGCTGCTTTGCTGTGCCATCCCCGCGTCATGAAACAGCAGCATATCTATCTGAGCTGGAACGGATCATTCAAGCATGGCAGATTGACCTGCTCATTCCAATGTGTGAAGAAGTGTTCTACATTGCGCAGGGAGCAGAGAAATTGCGTCCTCACTGCCATGTTCTTGTTTCTCCATTGGAGCAATTACATAAGCTGCATCATAAATTTCATTTTATCCAGCTTGCACAATCCATGGGCCTTGCTGTACCGGATACACGTCTGATTAGCAGCCGGGAAGAATGGATTCGAACACAATCTGTTCTGGAAACGGGAGGGAAGTGGGTATGGAAGCCGGTATATTCCCGATTTGCCGCCAGAGTTCGCATGCCAGGCTCAAAGAACGTACCTCCGGGTGAGGCAGAAATATCAGTCGCGCTCCCTTGGGTAGCTCAGGCCTACGTTTCTGGGCGAGCATTGTGCACGTACAGCGTCGTGCATGAAGGGCGCATTGTGGCGCATTCCACGTATGACAGTCGCTATCGGACAGGGAGCGTGGGAGCCAGTGTCTTTTTTGAACAAGTGGAACACGAGGGTACATATGAGTGGGTCCGGCAATTTGTAGGGACTACTCGATTTAGTGGTCAGATTGGTTTTGATTTTATTGAAGGACCGGAGGGTCGGGTGTTTGCAATTGAATGTAATCCCAGGGCTACGAGCGGAATTCATTTGTTCTACCCGGGTGATGAATTGGTACATGCCATCATTGCGCCTGAGGCACTAGCGAAGGAAGGTATCCTGATAACCCCGAGGCAGCATAGCAGGGCCATGCTCCTGCTGCCTATGCTGGGCAGCGGATTGCAGCAGATTGGACGACCGGATAATTGGCGGGCATGGATGACAGCTTGGCGAGGGACGAGAGATGTTGTGCATCTGCGCAATGACACTCGCCCCATGCTGGAGCAAGCAGCCATTGTAATGTCCGCCTGGCGTCTTGCACGCAAATACAAGCTATCTCTGACTGAAGCATTGACTCACGACATAGAATGGAACGGTGAACAACCATGA
- a CDS encoding beta-ketoacyl-ACP synthase III yields MQLRKVRIAGTGKYLPERKVTDEELDSRLNVPAGWVSKATGVWVRHYASGQETSSFMGARAAEAALADAGLQFADIDCLVCTSGTKEQPLPSTAVFIQQAMGEHESGIPAFDMDATCLSFLNGLDVISYMVDAGRYRRVLLVATEIASAGLNWSDKESAALFGDGAAAVIIERSEEGDASRIVHASLKTYSRGARFSEIAGGGTRLHASNYMADQPDPYLFHMDGQAIFRMASRLLPGFMEDMLKTSRNRMEDFKLVIPHQGSAMAMRLIRKKLNIPEDRFMDITRNHGNTIAASIPMGLHEAIKQQRIRRGDRVLMIGTAAGLSLGGLIFDY; encoded by the coding sequence ATGCAACTTAGAAAAGTGAGAATTGCCGGAACGGGCAAGTATCTGCCTGAGCGAAAAGTAACGGACGAGGAGCTGGATAGCCGTTTGAACGTGCCTGCTGGCTGGGTCTCCAAAGCCACGGGCGTATGGGTGCGCCATTACGCTTCCGGTCAAGAAACGTCTTCGTTCATGGGCGCGAGAGCTGCTGAAGCTGCGCTTGCCGACGCAGGACTGCAATTCGCCGACATTGACTGTCTGGTGTGTACCAGCGGTACGAAAGAGCAGCCTTTGCCAAGCACTGCGGTATTCATTCAACAAGCCATGGGAGAACATGAATCAGGCATACCGGCTTTTGACATGGATGCAACCTGTCTGAGTTTTCTGAACGGTCTGGACGTCATCTCCTATATGGTGGATGCCGGTCGTTACCGCCGGGTACTGCTCGTTGCAACGGAGATCGCTTCTGCAGGTTTGAATTGGTCGGATAAGGAGAGTGCCGCCCTCTTTGGCGATGGAGCTGCTGCGGTCATTATCGAACGTTCCGAGGAAGGGGACGCTTCCCGGATTGTGCATGCTTCCCTGAAGACGTACAGCCGCGGGGCGAGATTCTCGGAAATCGCGGGTGGGGGAACACGGCTGCATGCCTCGAATTATATGGCTGATCAGCCGGATCCTTACCTTTTTCATATGGATGGACAGGCGATCTTCCGAATGGCTTCCAGGCTTCTTCCCGGATTCATGGAGGATATGCTGAAGACCTCCAGGAACCGGATGGAAGATTTTAAACTGGTCATTCCGCATCAGGGCAGCGCGATGGCCATGAGATTGATTCGCAAAAAATTGAATATTCCTGAAGATCGCTTTATGGACATTACACGAAACCACGGTAATACGATTGCCGCCTCCATTCCCATGGGGCTGCATGAGGCAATCAAGCAGCAGCGTATCCGGCGAGGCGATCGGGTGCTCATGATCGGAACGGCCGCTGGGTTGTCTTTGGGAGGACTTATTTTTGATTACTAG
- a CDS encoding TIGR01777 family oxidoreductase: protein MKKVVLAGGTGFVGQDFAQRFKKLGYEVLIISRQPGHIAWEDSNGIRQALEGAEMLINLAGKSVNCRYTDENRRIILESRTRTTRILGESVLACDHPPELWINSSTATIYRHAEDRPMTEKEGEIGSGFSVDVAKAWEQAFFEFNLPSTRQIALRIAIVLGKGGVMEPLTNLVRFGLGGSQGAGTQLFSWIHIEDLFRMVLYLQQHPALEGVFNASSPHPVTNRQLMESLRHQMGVRIGLPSPRWMLELGARFIRTETELVLKSRWVIPERMEQEGFTFIYDTLDTALHDILK from the coding sequence GTGAAAAAGGTTGTATTGGCCGGGGGTACGGGATTTGTTGGTCAGGATTTTGCGCAAAGATTCAAGAAACTTGGCTATGAGGTGCTTATCATCTCACGTCAGCCAGGTCATATTGCCTGGGAGGACTCCAATGGGATCAGGCAAGCACTTGAAGGTGCCGAAATGTTGATTAACCTGGCCGGAAAATCTGTGAACTGTCGTTACACAGACGAGAATCGCAGGATTATCCTAGAGTCCAGAACCCGTACTACACGTATTCTTGGCGAATCTGTTCTTGCTTGTGACCATCCGCCTGAACTGTGGATCAATTCGAGTACGGCCACAATATACAGACATGCAGAAGATCGCCCCATGACGGAAAAAGAAGGTGAGATTGGCTCCGGTTTCTCGGTGGATGTTGCCAAGGCGTGGGAACAGGCTTTTTTCGAATTCAATTTGCCGTCTACCCGCCAGATTGCCTTACGAATTGCGATTGTGCTTGGCAAGGGCGGCGTCATGGAGCCGCTAACGAATCTGGTCCGTTTTGGCTTGGGCGGATCACAGGGAGCTGGAACACAGCTATTCAGCTGGATTCATATTGAAGATTTGTTTCGCATGGTCCTTTATCTTCAGCAGCACCCAGCACTTGAGGGAGTATTTAATGCTTCGTCTCCGCATCCGGTTACCAATCGGCAACTGATGGAGAGTCTGAGACACCAGATGGGTGTTCGTATTGGACTTCCTTCTCCTCGCTGGATGCTTGAACTGGGTGCGCGGTTTATAAGAACCGAAACGGAGCTGGTGCTCAAAAGCCGCTGGGTTATTCCCGAGAGGATGGAGCAGGAAGGGTTCACGTTTATATACGATACGCTCGACACCGCACTACATGACATTCTGAAATAG
- a CDS encoding YdcF family protein, translated as MIKFIRDKGLIIDLVLVACFVVFLIFWGRSFAVMFFGLLTVAFIVLRRINYQKHVVLKRILLTGFGIGAVSFVIIEALVFTQLHANDPEQADYVIILGSGIKGTELSLTLKQRLDASLDYIRNHPQTPVIVSGGQGPGESIPEALAMKNYLVEQGITPAQIIMEDKSTSTQENMAFSKRIIDEAGLEHPEIMIVTSDYHMFRSKYLAAKNGYAAEYGISAPSPGYLKPINMIREYFAVVKAFM; from the coding sequence ATGATAAAGTTTATTCGAGATAAAGGCCTGATCATTGATCTTGTTCTTGTGGCCTGTTTTGTTGTATTTCTGATATTCTGGGGCCGGAGTTTCGCGGTGATGTTTTTTGGGCTGCTTACAGTGGCTTTTATCGTACTTCGACGGATTAACTATCAGAAGCACGTGGTGCTTAAGCGAATTTTGTTAACGGGGTTCGGTATTGGGGCAGTTTCTTTTGTCATTATTGAAGCACTGGTATTTACGCAGCTTCATGCGAATGATCCGGAACAGGCAGATTATGTGATTATCCTGGGATCAGGCATCAAAGGTACAGAGTTGTCACTGACACTGAAGCAGAGGCTGGATGCCAGCCTGGACTATATCCGCAACCACCCGCAGACGCCGGTCATTGTATCCGGGGGGCAGGGGCCTGGGGAGTCGATTCCTGAAGCACTCGCAATGAAGAACTATCTTGTGGAACAGGGAATCACGCCAGCCCAGATTATTATGGAAGACAAGTCAACCAGTACGCAGGAGAATATGGCTTTTTCAAAAAGAATAATAGACGAAGCGGGGCTGGAGCATCCCGAGATCATGATTGTCACCAGTGACTACCATATGTTCCGTTCCAAGTATCTGGCTGCCAAAAACGGCTACGCTGCCGAATACGGTATATCGGCCCCGTCACCGGGATACCTGAAACCGATCAACATGATCCGTGAATATTTTGCGGTGGTCAAGGCTTTTATGTAA
- a CDS encoding nucleotidyltransferase family protein, with protein sequence MLHEDSFLQSIMAHEKLMHDLRRVRSLELPQCYIGAGYIRNYIWDLLHGYTRRELHSDIDVVYFDPEDLNEERDVRLEQQLREATGNPKWSVKNQARMHLRNGTAPYQSTKDALLYWPEVVTAIGVQLDEQDQIGICAPHGLDDLYALIVRRSPLYKDTKEYTRRVEKKRWQEQWPKLTIVMD encoded by the coding sequence GTGCTGCATGAGGATAGCTTCCTCCAGTCCATAATGGCCCATGAGAAATTAATGCATGATTTGCGGCGAGTTCGGAGCCTGGAGCTGCCTCAGTGTTACATCGGTGCGGGGTATATTCGTAATTATATTTGGGATCTCCTTCATGGATATACTCGGCGTGAACTGCATAGCGATATTGATGTGGTATACTTCGATCCCGAAGACTTGAATGAAGAGCGCGATGTACGACTGGAGCAGCAGCTGCGGGAGGCGACAGGCAATCCCAAGTGGTCTGTGAAAAACCAGGCCAGAATGCATCTGCGCAATGGTACAGCGCCTTACCAGTCTACAAAAGATGCCCTGCTGTACTGGCCCGAAGTCGTAACGGCCATAGGCGTGCAGCTGGATGAACAGGACCAGATTGGGATCTGTGCCCCGCATGGATTGGATGATCTATACGCGTTAATCGTTCGCCGAAGTCCACTATATAAGGACACCAAGGAGTACACCCGGCGTGTAGAGAAAAAGCGCTGGCAGGAACAATGGCCGAAGCTCACGATTGTTATGGATTAA
- a CDS encoding glycoside hydrolase family 43 protein: MHRLEDIHFRDPYILALPSRKKYYLYGSIGQNVWNGPAIGFDVYESDDLEAWHGPIPCFRPPADFWSDHHYWAPEVYEWEGRYYMFASFKADGVPRVTGVLVADQPEGPFDLWSRSLTPPGWECLDGTLYVDDHGDPWMIFCKEWVQVEDGEMYAVRLTPDLKGTIGEPMLLFRASEATWSVGSGEQRSRYVTDGPFLYRMQNNELIMMWSTTGQDGYTLGLARSVSGKPQGPWKQDDSPLFSENGGHGMLFRTFEGRLFLTIHTPNDHPNERPVIIPIQEKDGELMLVEASK; encoded by the coding sequence GTGCACCGTTTGGAAGATATCCATTTTCGTGATCCCTACATACTGGCTCTGCCGTCCCGAAAGAAATACTATTTGTACGGTTCCATTGGACAAAATGTGTGGAATGGCCCAGCGATCGGCTTCGATGTTTATGAGAGCGATGATTTGGAGGCTTGGCATGGGCCGATTCCGTGTTTCCGTCCGCCTGCGGATTTTTGGTCTGATCATCATTATTGGGCTCCGGAAGTGTATGAATGGGAGGGGCGTTATTATATGTTTGCCAGCTTCAAGGCTGACGGAGTCCCGAGGGTAACCGGTGTGCTGGTGGCTGACCAGCCCGAAGGCCCGTTCGATTTGTGGAGCCGCTCCCTCACTCCTCCCGGTTGGGAATGCCTGGACGGCACGCTGTACGTGGACGATCACGGTGATCCCTGGATGATATTTTGCAAGGAATGGGTGCAGGTCGAGGATGGCGAGATGTATGCGGTTCGACTGACTCCGGATTTAAAAGGAACGATTGGCGAGCCCATGCTGCTGTTTCGGGCTTCTGAAGCTACATGGTCCGTCGGAAGCGGAGAACAGCGTAGCCGTTATGTTACGGATGGTCCTTTTCTGTACCGGATGCAAAATAATGAGCTGATTATGATGTGGTCCACAACAGGACAAGATGGTTATACGCTGGGTCTGGCACGCTCGGTATCGGGTAAACCGCAAGGTCCATGGAAGCAGGATGATTCACCACTATTTAGCGAAAACGGTGGACACGGCATGTTATTCCGTACGTTCGAAGGTCGGCTGTTTCTCACCATCCATACACCAAACGATCATCCGAATGAACGTCCGGTTATTATTCCCATTCAGGAAAAAGATGGAGAACTTATGCTTGTTGAAGCTTCCAAATAA
- a CDS encoding EamA family transporter encodes MILPIVLVLASGMAHAVWSMFTKRSLNKSVFLWSIMMIPTVILLPVLIVELVREPLTMPAYALLVLSMALQALYSWLLSQTYELGDLSQIYPIMRGTSTLLVPLIGVIFLGETLSSFGWIGIACMLGGFMVLSGVGGGDARKASSKQGLKPVLMALCVGLCTTSYVFVDKLNLQHISPLSLLEVTNIGFVAGLTPALLASRQLRQEWKVNRSTIMLGALLNPGSYLLFLFALQQAPMARLGPLREVGTVFAAFLGILLLKEQQGKKRILCSIVIFGGILLIGMWG; translated from the coding sequence ATGATTTTACCGATAGTTCTGGTGCTCGCATCCGGAATGGCACATGCCGTCTGGAGTATGTTCACCAAGCGAAGCTTGAATAAAAGTGTATTTCTATGGTCCATTATGATGATCCCTACCGTCATCCTGCTGCCTGTACTCATTGTGGAGTTGGTGCGTGAACCCTTAACCATGCCGGCTTATGCACTCTTGGTTCTGTCGATGGCTTTGCAGGCGCTCTATTCCTGGCTGTTATCTCAAACCTATGAGCTCGGTGACTTGTCGCAGATTTATCCGATTATGCGGGGAACGAGTACCTTGCTCGTACCTTTAATCGGGGTCATTTTCCTGGGGGAAACCTTGTCGTCGTTCGGATGGATTGGGATTGCCTGTATGCTCGGTGGATTTATGGTGCTTAGCGGGGTAGGAGGAGGAGATGCCAGGAAAGCCTCTTCGAAACAGGGATTAAAACCTGTCCTGATGGCTTTATGTGTGGGACTATGTACGACCAGTTATGTATTTGTGGACAAATTGAACCTGCAGCATATCTCGCCCTTGTCGCTGCTTGAGGTGACGAACATCGGATTTGTCGCCGGATTGACTCCTGCGCTTCTTGCATCCCGGCAATTGCGCCAGGAGTGGAAAGTAAACCGGTCTACCATTATGCTTGGGGCACTATTAAACCCAGGTTCGTATCTGTTGTTTCTGTTTGCTTTACAACAGGCTCCCATGGCGAGACTGGGCCCTTTGCGTGAAGTGGGAACGGTATTTGCGGCGTTTCTCGGCATTTTATTATTGAAAGAGCAGCAGGGGAAAAAGCGCATTCTCTGCTCCATCGTCATTTTTGGCGGAATCCTGCTTATTGGTATGTGGGGATAA
- a CDS encoding metallophosphoesterase family protein — protein MRRPLAFQADETFKIVQFTDLHWKDGRPEDLRTRQLMRTVIETEQPDLVVFTGDVIYTGPVDPGKKACEHPEQAFREAVSVVEGCGIPWAFVYGNHDTENRITPAGLMDVIQEHEHTVAEPGPCDIAGLGNYTLEIAGADGTPAAVLYFLDSGSYSGFPEIPGYGWIQPNQIQWLMSESARVNPGRSRGEKLPALAFFHIPIPEYQVMWDTQTCYGGKHEPVCAAQVNSGLFSALLEMGDVMGTFCGHDHVNDFHGELHGIHLCYGRSSGHNTYGREGMLRGGRVIRLQAGQRSFDTWIRLEDGSLVMEQPEHQPERTASAKSI, from the coding sequence ATGAGACGACCGCTTGCATTTCAAGCAGATGAAACGTTTAAAATTGTTCAGTTTACAGATCTGCATTGGAAAGATGGGCGGCCTGAAGACCTGCGCACCCGTCAGTTGATGAGAACGGTCATTGAAACGGAGCAGCCGGATCTGGTTGTATTTACGGGAGATGTCATCTACACAGGCCCCGTTGATCCGGGGAAGAAGGCGTGTGAACACCCCGAGCAGGCCTTTCGTGAAGCTGTATCTGTTGTGGAGGGATGTGGTATTCCGTGGGCATTTGTATACGGTAACCATGATACCGAGAATCGGATTACCCCCGCTGGTCTGATGGATGTCATTCAGGAACATGAGCATACGGTAGCGGAACCGGGTCCCTGCGACATTGCAGGCTTGGGCAATTACACACTCGAGATTGCAGGAGCGGATGGCACTCCGGCAGCGGTGTTGTATTTTCTTGATTCGGGAAGCTATTCGGGGTTCCCGGAGATCCCCGGTTATGGCTGGATTCAGCCCAATCAGATCCAATGGCTGATGTCTGAATCCGCACGCGTAAATCCCGGCCGCAGCCGCGGGGAGAAGCTTCCAGCCCTGGCGTTTTTCCATATCCCGATTCCGGAATATCAAGTGATGTGGGACACTCAGACATGCTACGGCGGCAAGCACGAACCCGTCTGTGCTGCACAAGTCAACTCCGGGCTCTTCTCAGCGCTGCTGGAGATGGGCGATGTGATGGGTACGTTTTGCGGGCATGATCACGTGAATGATTTTCACGGGGAACTCCACGGCATTCATCTCTGTTACGGGCGCTCGAGCGGTCATAATACCTATGGAAGAGAAGGTATGCTGCGCGGGGGAAGAGTCATTCGGTTGCAGGCAGGGCAGCGCAGCTTCGACACCTGGATTCGTCTCGAAGACGGGTCGCTCGTCATGGAACAGCCGGAACATCAACCTGAGCGCACCGCTTCGGCAAAATCCATTTGA
- a CDS encoding DeoR/GlpR family DNA-binding transcription regulator, with product MSLTYEERRQTILAQLATQGKVQVQLLADLFQVSTETIRRDLERLEKEGELRKVYGGAVRVRSGMIEAPFQKRSLLQMTEKQRIGAAAASLIEDGETVMLDNGTTTLEIMRQLRNRSQITVITNSVPILACALEDFAGKIIFAGGDINPSVQASTGHLAHKLLTQFKVNKAFISAGGVSLTDGITDYMLEEAQISRKMMERAEESILVADHTKFGRSTFARIAPLDQISMVITDDGCPAEWVDALHRMEIEMLHRI from the coding sequence ATGTCGTTAACCTACGAAGAACGCAGACAGACCATTTTGGCTCAATTGGCAACCCAGGGAAAGGTTCAGGTGCAGCTGCTGGCTGACCTCTTTCAGGTATCCACGGAGACTATCCGGCGCGATCTGGAGCGGCTTGAAAAGGAAGGTGAATTGCGTAAAGTTTATGGCGGTGCAGTTCGTGTGCGGTCAGGAATGATTGAAGCCCCTTTTCAAAAGCGTTCATTATTGCAAATGACCGAGAAACAGCGCATCGGCGCTGCTGCAGCCTCTCTTATTGAGGATGGGGAAACCGTAATGCTGGACAATGGGACAACCACGCTGGAAATCATGCGCCAGCTGAGAAATCGGTCACAGATCACCGTTATTACCAACTCCGTGCCCATTCTTGCCTGTGCACTGGAGGATTTCGCAGGAAAAATCATTTTTGCCGGAGGCGATATTAATCCCTCTGTACAAGCCTCGACCGGACATCTTGCTCATAAATTGTTGACTCAATTCAAAGTCAACAAAGCATTCATCTCTGCCGGCGGTGTATCGTTAACGGACGGTATCACAGATTATATGCTGGAGGAAGCCCAGATCTCCCGCAAGATGATGGAACGTGCAGAGGAATCTATTCTTGTAGCGGATCACACCAAGTTTGGACGCTCCACCTTTGCACGGATTGCACCCCTGGATCAGATTTCCATGGTGATTACGGACGATGGATGTCCCGCAGAGTGGGTCGACGCTCTGCATCGAATGGAAATTGAAATGCTTCACAGAATTTGA
- a CDS encoding TetR/AcrR family transcriptional regulator has translation MSSKKEMLLNVAEELFYHHGFHSIGLKRIITDADIAIMTLYNHFDSKDDLIVEVLLRREQRYLEQLRQYADNKAQPLFQNLAEGHARWLMEHESRGCMFLRAKEEFGGDPEHVIVQAVHAHKKHVMTLIKKLDASITDQDLIRFSLLLEGSTALAETQDVNIVCRELLDMTRNSFKSSHTG, from the coding sequence ATGAGCAGCAAAAAGGAAATGCTGTTAAACGTGGCGGAAGAATTATTCTATCATCATGGATTTCACTCCATCGGTCTGAAGCGGATTATCACGGATGCAGATATTGCCATCATGACGTTATATAATCACTTTGATTCCAAGGATGATCTCATTGTCGAAGTCCTTCTTAGGCGAGAACAGCGGTACCTGGAACAACTAAGACAGTATGCAGATAACAAGGCACAGCCCCTGTTTCAGAATTTAGCCGAAGGGCATGCACGCTGGCTGATGGAACATGAATCCCGAGGTTGTATGTTTTTGCGTGCCAAGGAAGAGTTTGGCGGTGATCCGGAACACGTCATCGTTCAAGCCGTTCATGCGCACAAAAAACATGTGATGACCCTGATAAAAAAATTGGATGCGTCCATTACGGATCAGGACTTAATCCGATTTTCCCTACTCTTAGAGGGCTCCACCGCGCTCGCTGAGACCCAAGATGTGAACATCGTCTGCCGGGAATTGCTTGATATGACTCGAAACAGTTTCAAGTCGTCCCACACCGGGTGA